A portion of the Candidatus Ruthia endofausta genome contains these proteins:
- the pdxJ gene encoding pyridoxine 5'-phosphate synthase, with translation MSIYLGINIDHIATIRQARGTNYPSPIEAALLCEKSGADSITLHLREDRRHIQDADVKILRNQLTTKMNLEMAATDEMIAIASKIKPQDCCLVPEKREELTTEGGLDVVSQIPRMKDVCLCLSESHIIVSLFIDAQKNQIDAVRECGAPVIELHTGHYANATNEAQLTELEKIKTMTTYAHSIGLQVNAGHGLTLENTTAIAKLPEIVELNIGHSIIARAMFIGLEAATREMKTLMLEVRE, from the coding sequence ATGAGTATTTATTTAGGTATTAATATTGATCACATTGCCACCATCAGGCAAGCCAGAGGTACAAACTATCCCTCACCAATAGAGGCAGCTTTATTGTGTGAAAAATCAGGCGCAGACAGCATTACACTACATTTGCGTGAAGACAGGCGTCATATTCAAGATGCTGATGTGAAAATTCTACGCAACCAACTCACCACAAAAATGAACTTAGAAATGGCAGCAACAGATGAAATGATTGCCATTGCTAGCAAAATCAAACCTCAGGATTGTTGCCTAGTGCCTGAAAAGCGTGAGGAGCTAACCACCGAAGGTGGGCTTGATGTAGTATCGCAAATACCTAGAATGAAAGACGTTTGCCTGTGCTTGAGCGAATCACACATTATTGTTTCTTTGTTTATTGACGCACAAAAGAATCAAATTGATGCAGTACGTGAGTGTGGCGCGCCTGTGATTGAGCTACATACTGGGCACTATGCCAATGCAACTAATGAGGCACAACTAACAGAACTTGAAAAAATTAAAACCATGACCACTTATGCACACTCAATTGGTTTGCAAGTCAATGCAGGCCATGGATTGACTTTAGAAAATACAACTGCTATTGCTAAATTACCTGAAATTGTTGAGCTTAATATCGGACATTCAATTATTGCCAGAGCTATGTTTATCGGGCTTGAAGCCGCCACTCGTGAAATGAAAACACTAATGCTAGAGGTAAGAGAATGA
- the recO gene encoding DNA repair protein RecO has translation MIKVELTPAFLIHRRAFKNSSLLLDFFTRDFGKIRLVGRGLRGSKTNIQMFQNLSISFAGRGELKALSYWEIDDVPRNFKGEELILGMYVNELVSRLLHEQDPYSELFAQYQKFVSQMGRLKQSAKYWHLRIFENNLLTELGYGISFTEDINGNKIDQNSHYEYQPQAGFMRNSLGKISGKLINQLLIEAIEDVLDAQQLKVCRDLNRQRLSVLLGDKPLKSRSLFFIKQ, from the coding sequence ATGATTAAAGTTGAGCTAACCCCTGCTTTTTTAATTCATCGTCGAGCTTTTAAAAATTCATCACTACTACTTGATTTTTTTACTCGTGATTTTGGCAAAATTCGTCTAGTTGGTAGAGGGCTTAGAGGGTCAAAAACCAACATTCAAATGTTCCAAAATTTGAGCATTTCATTTGCAGGTAGAGGCGAGCTAAAAGCACTAAGTTATTGGGAAATTGATGATGTGCCTAGGAATTTTAAAGGCGAAGAGTTGATATTGGGTATGTATGTGAATGAACTTGTATCAAGACTATTACATGAGCAAGACCCATATTCTGAGTTGTTTGCACAGTATCAGAAATTTGTAAGCCAAATGGGGCGTTTAAAGCAAAGTGCTAAGTATTGGCATTTAAGAATATTTGAAAATAACTTATTAACCGAATTGGGTTATGGCATTAGTTTTACAGAAGATATTAATGGTAATAAAATTGACCAAAACAGCCATTATGAATATCAACCCCAAGCAGGATTTATGCGCAATTCTTTGGGTAAAATATCAGGAAAATTAATCAACCAATTACTCATAGAAGCGATTGAAGATGTACTAGATGCGCAACAATTAAAAGTTTGCCGAGATTTAAACAGACAGCGCCTAAGTGTGCTTTTGGGCGACAAGCCTTTAAAAAGTCGGTCTTTATTTTTTATTAAACAATAA
- the era gene encoding GTPase Era — protein sequence MNLKQLTTSNKTIKPNFKSGFIAVVGRPNVGKSTLINELIEQKLSITSHRPQTTRHRIHAIDTTDDYQMVFVDTPGIHIGNSKAINSYMNRAASSTIADVDIILWLTEVGKWTKEDSRVLEHIRQVKVPVILCINKIDKLKSAQEVLPFLDKVSQKYQPTDLFPLSVFKKKDICALRELVFQYLPKQALIFDANYITDRSEKFIITEFIREKLMRHLEDELPYDLTVEIEQFEQDGNLQRISACIFVDKASQKNIVIGNKGDMLKLIGTEARKSIEGFLDRKVFLKLWVKVKQGWADDKRALVLLGYD from the coding sequence ATGAATCTCAAACAACTTACAACAAGCAATAAAACTATTAAGCCAAATTTTAAGTCAGGCTTTATTGCAGTTGTTGGGCGGCCTAATGTTGGTAAATCTACACTTATTAATGAATTAATTGAGCAGAAATTATCCATCACTTCACATCGTCCACAAACCACGCGCCACCGCATCCACGCTATTGATACAACTGATGATTATCAAATGGTATTTGTGGATACACCAGGCATTCATATAGGTAATTCCAAAGCCATTAATTCTTATATGAACAGAGCGGCCAGTTCAACCATAGCGGATGTGGATATTATTTTATGGCTAACAGAAGTGGGCAAATGGACCAAAGAGGATTCAAGGGTTTTGGAACACATTAGGCAAGTTAAGGTGCCTGTTATTTTATGTATTAACAAAATTGATAAATTAAAATCTGCGCAAGAGGTATTACCATTTTTGGATAAAGTTTCTCAAAAATACCAGCCAACAGATTTGTTCCCTTTGTCGGTATTTAAAAAGAAAGATATTTGTGCATTACGTGAGTTAGTTTTTCAATACCTACCAAAACAAGCCCTTATTTTTGATGCTAATTATATAACCGATAGAAGTGAAAAATTTATTATTACTGAATTCATTCGAGAAAAACTCATGCGCCATTTAGAAGATGAATTGCCTTATGATTTAACCGTTGAAATTGAACAATTTGAACAAGATGGTAATCTGCAGCGAATTTCTGCCTGTATTTTTGTTGACAAAGCTTCACAAAAAAATATCGTGATTGGTAATAAAGGTGATATGCTCAAACTAATTGGCACTGAAGCACGAAAAAGTATCGAAGGCTTTTTAGACAGAAAAGTATTCTTAAAGCTTTGGGTTAAAGTCAAACAAGGCTGGGCTGACGATAAGCGCGCGTTGGTCTTATTAGGGTATGATTAA
- the rnc gene encoding ribonuclease III, which produces MEKLQKKINYQFKDLSLLKLALTHRSMGKNNNERLEFLGDSILGMVISKELYQRFAHIDEGKLSRLRSHLVRGQTLAQLGVALELSNNLILGSGEFKSGGYRRESIQADAVEAIFGAVLLDSNFETTSTVILGLFETLLSNISSDNSLKDPKTQLQEYLQKRGNVLPKYELSEIVGKDHNAIFTINCLLKEQNLQVSESAKSIKKAEQSCAQTLLKKLKKS; this is translated from the coding sequence ATGGAAAAATTACAAAAAAAAATTAATTATCAATTTAAAGATTTATCTTTATTAAAGCTTGCTTTGACGCATCGCTCTATGGGTAAAAATAATAACGAACGTTTGGAATTTTTGGGCGATAGTATTTTAGGTATGGTCATTTCAAAAGAGCTTTATCAGCGCTTTGCTCATATTGACGAGGGTAAGCTTTCTCGATTAAGATCACACTTGGTTAGAGGGCAAACTTTGGCACAACTAGGCGTAGCATTAGAATTGTCAAACAATTTGATTTTAGGCTCTGGTGAATTTAAAAGTGGTGGTTACAGACGTGAATCTATTCAAGCAGATGCTGTTGAGGCAATATTTGGTGCGGTGTTATTGGATTCTAATTTTGAAACCACGAGTACGGTTATTCTAGGCCTTTTTGAGACGTTATTAAGCAATATCAGTTCAGATAATTCGCTAAAAGACCCAAAGACACAATTACAAGAATACTTACAAAAGCGTGGCAACGTTTTGCCAAAATATGAGCTTAGTGAGATAGTAGGCAAAGATCATAATGCAATATTTACAATAAACTGTCTTTTAAAGGAGCAAAACTTGCAAGTTAGCGAATCTGCCAAAAGTATTAAAAAAGCAGAACAATCTTGTGCACAAACCTTATTAAAAAAACTAAAAAAATCATGA
- the cas6 gene encoding type I-MYXAN CRISPR-associated protein Cas6/Cmx6 → MFWQEDAKKEHFTLPETIQNAVFNIYARILPIDHGFLLAQALLKHLPWLDKVGAGIFNISVADGNGWMQNHEDGFYYPSKRSKLTIRVPKNKLNKVQQLLGKTLDLGEYQIDVIKSLKPKLLSDMPVLFAKSIACDKEMSEEDFLQVTFEDLKMLGISVKKIMAGLENNIKTDTSTIHTRSLMVADLKKDESVLLQEKGLGDYRLLGCGLFIPHKDITNI, encoded by the coding sequence ATGTTCTGGCAAGAAGACGCTAAAAAAGAACATTTTACGCTGCCTGAAACCATACAAAATGCAGTGTTCAATATTTATGCTAGAATTTTACCCATTGATCATGGCTTTTTACTAGCACAAGCACTACTTAAACATTTGCCATGGCTTGATAAGGTGGGTGCTGGCATATTTAACATCAGTGTCGCAGATGGTAACGGCTGGATGCAAAACCACGAAGATGGATTTTATTACCCCTCTAAACGCTCAAAACTAACCATTAGAGTGCCAAAAAATAAGCTAAACAAGGTCCAGCAATTACTTGGAAAAACACTAGATTTAGGCGAATACCAAATAGACGTTATTAAATCTTTAAAGCCAAAATTACTTAGCGACATGCCTGTATTGTTTGCAAAAAGTATTGCTTGTGACAAGGAAATGAGTGAGGAGGATTTCTTGCAAGTTACTTTTGAAGACCTAAAAATGCTTGGTATTTCTGTTAAAAAAATAATGGCTGGTCTTGAGAATAACATTAAAACTGACACTAGTACTATCCACACCCGCTCGCTAATGGTGGCTGATTTAAAAAAAGATGAATCAGTATTATTACAAGAAAAAGGTCTTGGTGATTATCGGTTATTAGGTTGTGGTTTGTTTATTCCACACAAAGACATCACAAACATCTAA
- a CDS encoding thymidylate synthase, producing the protein MKQYLDFLRLVKNTGINKTDRTGTGTTSLFGHQMRFDLSKGFPLVTTKRVHLLSVVHELLWFLSGDTNIKYLQENGVRIWNEWADKNGDLGPVYGAQWRNWQNARGESIDQITQVVAQIKSTPDSRRIIVSAWNVGELENMALPPCHVFFQFYVADGKLSCQLYQRSADIFLGVPFNIASYALLTHMMAQQCDLEVGDFIWSGGDCHIYSNHTQQVETQLARSPKALTTLKIKRKPESIFDYSFEYFEFINYVFDAPIKALVAI; encoded by the coding sequence ATGAAACAATACTTAGATTTTTTAAGACTGGTTAAAAATACTGGTATCAACAAAACTGACAGAACAGGCACAGGAACAACCAGCTTGTTTGGACACCAAATGCGTTTTGATTTATCTAAGGGTTTTCCACTTGTTACTACCAAGCGTGTACATTTGCTTTCGGTCGTGCACGAGTTGTTGTGGTTTCTTAGTGGTGACACTAACATTAAATATTTGCAAGAAAATGGCGTGCGAATTTGGAATGAATGGGCAGATAAAAATGGAGATTTGGGTCCAGTTTACGGCGCACAGTGGCGAAATTGGCAAAATGCTAGAGGCGAAAGTATTGATCAGATCACGCAAGTGGTAGCGCAAATCAAAAGCACACCAGATTCTCGTAGAATTATTGTTTCAGCTTGGAATGTTGGTGAATTAGAAAATATGGCATTACCACCTTGTCATGTATTTTTTCAGTTTTACGTAGCTGATGGAAAGCTGTCTTGCCAGTTGTACCAAAGAAGTGCAGATATTTTTCTTGGTGTGCCATTTAATATTGCTTCATATGCATTATTAACGCACATGATGGCGCAACAGTGTGATTTGGAAGTGGGTGATTTTATTTGGAGTGGTGGTGATTGTCATATTTATTCCAATCATACCCAGCAAGTAGAAACACAATTAGCTCGTAGCCCAAAAGCATTAACAACCCTTAAAATCAAGCGTAAACCTGAGAGTATTTTTGATTATAGTTTTGAATATTTTGAGTTTATAAATTACGTATTTGATGCACCTATTAAAGCACTAGTTGCGATTTAA
- the lgt gene encoding prolipoprotein diacylglyceryl transferase has protein sequence MTYPIISPIALDLGFVQIYWYGLMYLMAFLAAYLLANYRAKQLKNWHTQQIEDLIFYGAIGVVAGGRLGYMLFYNLPNFLSDLLLIFAIQDGGMSFHGGFLGVLLAMVLFNRKYNKTFFTTMDFVAPLVPLGLGFGRMGNFINSELWGKITTSPFGMYIEQQGVSRYPSQLFEAFLEGLILFIILWMFSNKLRPSMSISALFLIFYGLFRFIIEFVRVPDVRLGYLAFGWLTMGQLLSLPMVAFGIVLLRKAYFKKKVI, from the coding sequence ATGACTTATCCAATCATTAGTCCAATTGCACTAGATTTAGGTTTTGTACAAATCTATTGGTATGGGTTGATGTATTTGATGGCTTTTTTAGCGGCTTATTTATTGGCGAATTATCGTGCCAAGCAGCTCAAAAATTGGCATACGCAACAAATTGAAGATTTAATTTTTTATGGTGCAATTGGTGTGGTTGCTGGTGGTCGTTTGGGTTATATGTTATTTTATAATTTGCCAAATTTTTTATCTGATCTTTTATTAATTTTTGCCATTCAAGATGGTGGCATGTCATTCCACGGTGGTTTTTTAGGTGTGTTGTTGGCAATGGTTTTGTTTAATCGAAAATATAATAAAACTTTTTTTACCACAATGGATTTTGTTGCACCACTTGTGCCTTTAGGATTAGGTTTTGGTAGAATGGGTAATTTTATTAATAGTGAACTTTGGGGTAAAATAACCACCAGTCCATTTGGTATGTATATTGAACAACAAGGAGTAAGCCGATATCCATCACAACTGTTTGAAGCATTTTTAGAGGGTTTAATTTTATTTATTATTCTTTGGATGTTTAGTAACAAATTGCGCCCGTCCATGTCAATTTCAGCATTATTTTTGATTTTCTATGGTTTGTTTAGATTTATAATTGAGTTTGTTCGAGTGCCAGATGTGCGGTTGGGTTATTTGGCTTTTGGTTGGCTTACCATGGGGCAATTATTAAGTCTACCAATGGTAGCGTTTGGCATTGTGCTATTGCGAAAAGCATATTTTAAAAAGAAGGTAATATGA
- a CDS encoding ArsR/SmtB family transcription factor yields the protein MSKITLLEKEEDIEKATRALKAMAHPLRLKILCALKNDELPVLEIVKKVGSSQSNISQHIDILRTKNIVESRRDGNKILCKVKDAKVLKLVSNIQTVFCSE from the coding sequence ATGAGCAAAATAACATTATTAGAAAAAGAAGAAGATATTGAAAAAGCAACAAGAGCTTTAAAAGCAATGGCACATCCGCTGCGTTTAAAGATTTTATGCGCACTAAAAAATGACGAATTACCCGTATTAGAAATTGTAAAAAAAGTTGGCTCTTCACAATCTAATATTTCACAACATATTGACATTCTTAGAACTAAGAATATTGTCGAATCTCGGCGTGATGGTAATAAAATATTATGCAAAGTTAAAGACGCAAAAGTTCTAAAATTGGTGTCTAATATACAAACAGTGTTCTGCTCTGAATAA
- a CDS encoding ABC transporter substrate-binding protein yields the protein MRRLNVILLALMMFTSLSAFAERVAQDNGPVQAIQIAIVKLNQLATMAYSPKMLNFFVEKEIAPLFDFNYIASEVLLVSNNRLGEEETKFFVNRLKNNMMSTLLARLSQVNSTSFQFISARPMIDSSIAVQLKVNGYTSFSGIYLDLLFHQNEDKQWQIFDIVLNNDSLINYYQKMVLIKVRRYGIYGMLGRL from the coding sequence ATGAGAAGACTAAATGTAATTTTGTTGGCTTTAATGATGTTTACCTCATTAAGTGCTTTTGCGGAAAGAGTAGCACAAGACAATGGCCCAGTTCAGGCAATACAAATAGCGATTGTAAAGCTTAATCAGTTAGCAACCATGGCATATTCACCAAAAATGCTTAATTTTTTCGTTGAAAAAGAAATTGCACCATTATTTGACTTTAACTATATTGCCAGTGAAGTTTTGCTAGTGAGTAATAATCGCTTGGGCGAAGAAGAAACCAAGTTTTTTGTTAACAGGCTGAAAAACAATATGATGAGCACTTTATTGGCAAGATTGTCTCAAGTAAATTCTACCTCGTTTCAATTTATATCTGCTAGGCCAATGATAGACAGTTCAATTGCAGTACAACTTAAAGTCAATGGATATACTTCATTTAGCGGTATTTATCTTGATTTGTTATTCCATCAAAACGAGGATAAACAGTGGCAAATTTTTGATATTGTGCTTAATAATGACAGCCTGATTAACTATTATCAAAAGATGGTATTAATCAAAGTTAGGCGATATGGTATTTATGGCATGTTGGGCAGACTTTAA
- a CDS encoding S41 family peptidase, which translates to MTFLNFFKYSLFLTLFYTLFGIYTPTLAKSDAEKQKIEAFFKDLETFTAVFSNIKQLYVDNVDNKKLFNHAIKGMVSGLDPHSSYLEPKEQKNLLESALGKFGGLGIVIGMKNEAIQVISPIDDTPAYRAGIQAGDLIVKIGDKPVRGMTLEDGVELMRGKAGTDIQITIVRKNKKPFVVNITREIITIISVKGYLLEKNIGYIRISSFQDPTAELFKQTFNDLIEENNAQLSSLILDLRNNPGGILDSAVDISNLFLDKKGLVVYTKGRIPSSNLKFKIKSGDIMQGLPIVVLINEGSASASEIVAGALQDHKRAIIMGSTSFGKGSVQTILEFQKGYGLKLTTARYYTPNGRSIQAKGIVPDIELKNISLENEAEKSVIETKEKDLDGHLEVEDPSKLSSKEILSAQEKNKEKQNRISIEKLKKDYFVHEATILLKALTVLNSQ; encoded by the coding sequence ATGACTTTTTTGAACTTTTTTAAATATTCACTATTTTTAACGCTTTTTTATACACTTTTTGGCATTTATACACCCACATTAGCTAAAAGCGATGCTGAAAAACAAAAAATAGAAGCTTTTTTCAAAGATCTTGAGACATTTACGGCTGTTTTTAGCAATATTAAACAGTTGTACGTTGATAATGTCGATAATAAAAAACTATTTAACCATGCTATTAAAGGTATGGTCAGTGGATTAGACCCGCATTCAAGCTATCTTGAGCCCAAAGAACAGAAAAATCTGCTTGAAAGTGCCTTAGGTAAATTTGGAGGTCTTGGTATTGTTATTGGCATGAAAAATGAGGCCATTCAAGTTATTTCTCCTATTGACGATACGCCCGCCTATAGAGCCGGCATCCAAGCGGGCGATTTAATCGTAAAAATTGGTGATAAGCCAGTACGTGGCATGACTTTGGAGGATGGTGTTGAGTTAATGCGTGGCAAAGCAGGTACTGATATCCAAATTACCATTGTGCGTAAAAATAAGAAACCGTTTGTTGTTAATATTACTAGAGAAATTATTACCATTATCTCGGTTAAAGGCTATTTACTGGAAAAAAATATTGGCTATATACGTATCTCTAGCTTTCAAGATCCAACAGCAGAACTATTCAAACAGACTTTTAATGATTTGATTGAAGAAAATAATGCCCAACTTAGCTCATTAATTCTTGATTTGAGGAACAATCCAGGCGGTATTTTGGATAGTGCAGTTGATATATCAAATTTATTTCTTGACAAGAAAGGACTGGTGGTTTACACCAAAGGTAGAATTCCAAGCTCAAATCTTAAATTCAAAATAAAATCAGGTGACATCATGCAAGGATTACCTATTGTTGTACTAATCAATGAAGGCTCAGCTTCTGCATCAGAAATTGTTGCAGGCGCATTGCAAGACCACAAACGCGCCATTATTATGGGCAGTACTTCGTTTGGAAAAGGCTCGGTGCAAACCATTCTTGAGTTTCAAAAAGGCTATGGACTTAAACTTACAACTGCCAGATATTACACACCAAATGGACGCTCTATTCAAGCCAAAGGTATTGTGCCTGATATTGAACTAAAGAACATTAGTCTAGAAAATGAAGCAGAAAAATCAGTGATTGAGACTAAAGAAAAAGACCTTGATGGTCACTTGGAAGTTGAGGATCCTTCTAAACTCTCTTCTAAAGAAATACTAAGCGCCCAAGAAAAAAACAAAGAAAAACAAAACAGAATAAGTATTGAAAAATTAAAAAAAGATTATTTTGTACACGAGGCCACAATTTTATTAAAAGCTTTAACGGTTTTAAACAGCCAATAA
- a CDS encoding ParA family protein, whose protein sequence is MTTTVNLSGALKAIKKRILLVDTSSQGNATMGCSVDKYNLNILFVSCSVSTTH, encoded by the coding sequence ATAACAACAACTGTCAATCTAAGTGGGGCATTAAAAGCCATTAAAAAGCGCATATTGCTTGTTGATACCAGTTCTCAAGGTAATGCAACGATGGGTTGTAGCGTAGATAAATATAACCTTAATATTCTATTTGTGAGTTGCAGTGTAAGTACTACGCATTAG
- the lepB gene encoding signal peptidase I, which translates to MTIENASPFFAWDVSSFLALFLTLAFVIVMIDQLFFSHTQTPVADKTKKSTLGRFVHFALFLRFNKFEKYLDRPKIVQWSAEFFPVLLLVFVLRGFVIEPFRIPSNSMMPTLLTGDFILVSKFDYGVSIPILNKKIIEFSKPERGDVVVFRYPNYEKKSKYQGADFIKRVIGIPGDKIIYRADSLYVNGVKINNKNIGVYQGVESGLIMTGFKHKRELLDNNPHHILLDPNQHSKSVELTVPEKHYFVMGDNRARSSDSRFWGFVPESYIIGKAFGIWMHWDESLKLDRIGGFD; encoded by the coding sequence ATGACAATTGAAAACGCTTCACCTTTTTTTGCATGGGATGTTTCTTCATTCTTGGCTTTATTTTTAACACTGGCTTTTGTTATTGTGATGATTGATCAATTATTCTTTAGTCATACGCAAACGCCAGTTGCAGATAAAACGAAAAAATCAACCTTGGGGAGGTTTGTCCATTTTGCCTTATTTTTACGTTTTAACAAATTTGAAAAATATCTAGATCGCCCTAAAATAGTACAATGGTCGGCTGAGTTTTTTCCAGTATTGCTATTAGTGTTTGTACTTCGAGGCTTTGTTATTGAGCCTTTTAGAATTCCTTCAAATTCAATGATGCCAACCTTATTAACAGGCGATTTTATTTTGGTATCAAAGTTTGATTATGGTGTTAGTATTCCAATTTTAAATAAAAAGATAATCGAGTTTTCAAAGCCTGAAAGGGGCGATGTTGTTGTATTTAGGTATCCTAATTATGAAAAAAAATCAAAATATCAGGGTGCTGATTTTATTAAGCGTGTCATTGGCATTCCGGGTGATAAGATAATTTACCGTGCAGATAGTTTGTATGTGAATGGTGTAAAAATTAATAATAAAAATATTGGTGTGTATCAAGGTGTTGAATCGGGCTTAATCATGACGGGCTTTAAGCATAAGCGTGAATTATTAGACAATAACCCGCATCATATTTTGCTAGATCCAAATCAACACTCTAAAAGTGTAGAACTAACTGTACCAGAAAAGCATTACTTTGTGATGGGTGATAATCGTGCTCGTAGTAGTGATTCTCGTTTTTGGGGTTTTGTGCCAGAATCATACATTATTGGTAAAGCGTTTGGTATTTGGATGCACTGGGATGAATCTTTAAAGCTTGATAGAATCGGTGGCTTTGATTAG
- a CDS encoding TusE/DsrC/DsvC family sulfur relay protein, which translates to MALADLERDNYGYLKDLNEWNEDIARELAEEEGVNLTDNSFKLINFLRGEYINNNANQPNERNMVKGLKDDWKGKLSTKELYVLFPKGPAKQAGKIAGLPETKRKGGY; encoded by the coding sequence ATGGCATTAGCTGATTTAGAAAGAGATAATTATGGTTACCTAAAAGATCTTAATGAATGGAATGAAGACATTGCTCGTGAGTTAGCAGAAGAAGAAGGTGTCAACTTAACAGATAACAGCTTTAAATTAATTAATTTTTTACGTGGTGAATACATCAATAACAACGCCAACCAGCCTAACGAGCGCAACATGGTCAAAGGCTTAAAAGATGACTGGAAAGGTAAATTAAGCACTAAAGAGTTATACGTATTATTTCCAAAAGGTCCTGCCAAGCAAGCAGGTAAAATTGCTGGACTGCCTGAAACTAAACGCAAAGGTGGCTACTAA
- the aroA gene encoding 3-phosphoshikimate 1-carboxyvinyltransferase, with product MSKFVAKPANSFSGHLKVPGDKSISHRSIMLGSLANGITKISGFLEGEDALSTLKAFQAMGVKIERNGDNVTIYGVGLNGLKKPLAPLNLGNSGTSIRLISGILAAQTFASELCGDESLSKRPMSRVINPLTKMGAVIESNDGKLPLKIKGGQILKGIHYDLPVASAQVKSCVLLAGLYAQGETCIKETAPTRDHTERMLKGLGYKVGVNRNKICLTGGAQLSAFAIQVPSDISSAAFFMVAASIAPKADITLTGVNINPTRTGVIDILKLMGANLSLSNKREIGGELLADIRIQSARLKGIHIPENLVPLAIDELPVIFIAASCAKGETILTGAKELRVKESDRIQVMADGLNILSIENEVLEDGIKIQGGVFLKPNVAIKSHHDHRISMSFAIASLRCHHDIEIEGVDNVKTSFPNFVELANFSGMNITEI from the coding sequence ATGAGTAAATTTGTTGCAAAGCCAGCCAATTCATTTTCTGGTCATTTAAAAGTGCCTGGTGATAAGTCGATTTCCCATCGAAGCATTATGCTAGGCTCTTTAGCTAATGGCATTACTAAAATCAGTGGTTTTTTAGAAGGAGAGGATGCATTGTCAACCTTAAAAGCCTTTCAAGCTATGGGGGTTAAAATTGAGCGTAATGGTGATAATGTTACTATTTATGGAGTGGGTCTTAATGGGCTAAAAAAACCTTTAGCACCACTTAATTTAGGTAATTCTGGCACTTCTATTCGTTTAATATCTGGCATATTAGCGGCGCAAACGTTTGCTAGTGAATTGTGTGGTGATGAATCACTATCAAAGCGTCCGATGAGTAGGGTTATTAATCCTTTAACTAAAATGGGTGCGGTGATTGAAAGTAATGATGGCAAATTACCCCTTAAAATTAAAGGCGGGCAAATATTAAAAGGCATTCATTATGATTTGCCAGTGGCTTCAGCGCAAGTAAAATCTTGTGTGCTTTTAGCGGGTTTATATGCACAAGGTGAAACTTGCATTAAAGAGACAGCACCCACACGAGACCACACTGAACGCATGTTAAAAGGCTTGGGTTACAAGGTGGGTGTTAATAGAAATAAAATATGTTTAACAGGTGGTGCTCAGTTAAGTGCTTTTGCAATACAAGTGCCAAGCGATATATCATCAGCTGCATTTTTTATGGTAGCTGCATCAATTGCACCAAAAGCAGATATAACCCTTACTGGTGTTAATATTAATCCAACACGAACAGGTGTTATTGATATTTTGAAGTTAATGGGTGCTAATTTAAGCTTATCAAATAAACGTGAGATTGGTGGAGAGTTGTTAGCCGATATTCGCATTCAATCAGCGCGACTAAAAGGTATCCACATTCCTGAAAATTTAGTGCCACTAGCCATTGATGAACTTCCCGTTATTTTTATTGCAGCCAGCTGTGCCAAGGGTGAAACCATACTGACTGGTGCCAAAGAACTAAGAGTTAAGGAATCTGATCGTATTCAAGTGATGGCAGATGGTTTGAATATTCTTAGTATTGAGAATGAAGTGCTTGAGGATGGTATTAAAATTCAAGGCGGTGTTTTTTTAAAGCCTAATGTTGCGATTAAATCTCACCATGACCACCGCATTTCTATGTCATTCGCCATTGCCTCTTTAAGGTGTCATCACGACATTGAAATTGAAGGTGTGGATAATGTCAAAACTTCGTTTCCCAATTTTGTTGAATTGGCTAATTTTTCGGGCATGAATATTACAGAAATTTAA